The Enterobacter huaxiensis sequence GTTCGCGTGCATTCGATTTTCCTCGCGCTGGAACGTCTGCGCACTCAGCTTGCGCAAGCGCTGCCTGCTACACCCGGTCTGCATCACGTTGACGTCTCATTCCCGTTAAACGACGCCTTCGATCCTCTGGCCTGGCTGGGCGCACAGCGTATCTATCCCCAATTCTACTGGCAGCAGCGAAACGGCGATGAAGAACTTGCCGCGCTGGGAAGTGTCGCTCACTTTGACTCTCTGGCTTTTGCCTCTCAGTTTCTACAAACCCACGATGCGCAAAACGATACCCTCATTTGCGGGCTTAACGCGTTTAACCCCGAGAAGAGCAGCCTGTTTTTGCCGCGTTTGCTGTGGCGACGCTCTGCCGGAGTGGCCACGCTGCGCCTGCAGCTGTGGAGTGATACCTCGCTTGCGGATGATGCCCCTGCTGCGCGGAGATTCCTGGACCAGCTGAACGCGGCGGGGCCGATCCGCCCGCTCTCCGTTCAGGTTGAGCGTGAGACGCACCAGCCGCAAAAGCCGGAGTGGCTGCGTCTTATCCGTCAGGCAACGGACGCCATCGCGCGCGGTGACGTTGAAAAAGTGGTGCTTGCCCGCGCTACCGATCTGCAGTTCAAACAACCGGTTAATGCCGTTGCGTTGATGGCCGCCAGCCGCGCCCTCAATGTCAATTGCTACCATTTCTGCATGGTATTCGATGCCGGTAACGCGTTTCTCGGCTCCACGCCTGAGCGTTTGTGGCGGCGTCGCGGCACGCTGCTGCGCACCGAAGCCCTGGCAGGAACGGTTGCCAGCCATTCGGACGATAAACAGGCTCAGCGCCTCGGCGAGTGGCTGATGAATGACGATAAAAACCAGCGTGAGAATATGCTGGTGGTAGAGGATATTTGCCAGCGGCTGCAGCATCATACCCAGACGCTGGAGGTCTTACCGGCGCAGGTGGTGCGTTTACGCAAAGTGCAGCATCTGCGCCGCTGCATCTGGACCGCGCTTAAACACGCCAGCGACGAGCAGTGCCTGAACGCGCTGCAGCCGACGGCTGCCGTTGCGGGCCTGCCGCGGCAGGCCGCGCGGGAGTTTATCCAGAAGGTTGAGCCATTCGACCGCGAGTGGTACGCCGGTTCCGCCGGGTATCTGTCACGCGAACAAAGCGAGTTCTGCGTGGCGCTACGCTCCGCGCGCGTCCACGAGGCCATGCTTCGGCTCTATGCCGGGGCGGGGATCGTCAGCGGATCTGACCCGGAGCAGGAGTGGCAGGAGATCGAAAATAAAGCCGCAGGGCTGCGCTCTCTCCTCCTAAGGGATTAATACTGATTCGCGCATTCCCGATTCATATCAAAATTCTAAATTTTTCTATTATTTATACTGTGTCGCATTATTGATACCGGACAATCTCATGTCAGTAAGTTCTTTTAACCGGCGCTGGGCGGCGGTGATCCTTGAAGCCCTGACCCGCCACGGCGTCAGGCACGTGTGTATTGCACCGGGCTCTCGCTCCACGCCGCTGACGCTGGCCGCGGCGGAAAATCGGGCTTTCATTCACCACACCCATTTTGACGAGCGCGGTCTGGGCCATCTCGCGCTGGGGCTGGCAAAAGTCAGCAAAGCGCCGGTGGCGGTGATTGTCACGTCCGGTACGGCGGTGGCGAACCTCTATCCGGCAATCATCGAAGCCGGGCTGACCGGCGAAAAACTGATTGTGCTGACCGCGGACCGTCCGCCTGAGTTAATCGACTGCGGTGCCAATCAGGCCATTCGCCAGCCGGGCATTTTTTCATCTCATCCTTCAGAAACGGTCTCGCTGCCGCGTCCAACCCAGGACATTCCGGCAAGTTGGCTGGTCTCCACGCTTGATCATGCGATGGCATCGCTGCGCAGCGGTGCCCTGCACGTGAACTGTCCGTTTGCCGAGCCGCTGTATGGCGAAATGAACGAAACTAGCCTCGCCTGGCAGCAGCAGCTTGGCGACTGGTGGGAGAGCGAAAAGCCCTGGCTTAGCGAGCAGATCCACGTTGAAAGCGCCAAACAGC is a genomic window containing:
- the menF gene encoding isochorismate synthase MenF; amino-acid sequence: MHSIFLALERLRTQLAQALPATPGLHHVDVSFPLNDAFDPLAWLGAQRIYPQFYWQQRNGDEELAALGSVAHFDSLAFASQFLQTHDAQNDTLICGLNAFNPEKSSLFLPRLLWRRSAGVATLRLQLWSDTSLADDAPAARRFLDQLNAAGPIRPLSVQVERETHQPQKPEWLRLIRQATDAIARGDVEKVVLARATDLQFKQPVNAVALMAASRALNVNCYHFCMVFDAGNAFLGSTPERLWRRRGTLLRTEALAGTVASHSDDKQAQRLGEWLMNDDKNQRENMLVVEDICQRLQHHTQTLEVLPAQVVRLRKVQHLRRCIWTALKHASDEQCLNALQPTAAVAGLPRQAAREFIQKVEPFDREWYAGSAGYLSREQSEFCVALRSARVHEAMLRLYAGAGIVSGSDPEQEWQEIENKAAGLRSLLLRD